In a genomic window of Ignavibacteria bacterium:
- a CDS encoding TIGR00266 family protein — protein sequence MNFTIENGPVYASLRVDMQQGERFRAEPGAMLSMTPTIELETKSAGKGLLGTLKAAVGGESIFASMYTAAHGPGELYLAPSAPGDIMQLDLNNETILAYGGAYLAGSPDLTISARGSIKSLVAGTDLFLSVLSGSGPLFLNGFGAIYKKTLGPGEPYVVDTGHIVAFTDGMQYSIKTAAKGLFSSFASGEGLVCMFSGPGTIWMQTRNIRHFAQSLIPFLPSSGS from the coding sequence ATGAACTTCACGATCGAGAATGGTCCCGTCTACGCCTCCCTGCGCGTGGATATGCAACAGGGCGAGAGATTCCGAGCCGAGCCGGGTGCGATGTTGTCGATGACACCTACCATCGAACTGGAGACGAAGTCTGCAGGTAAGGGGCTTCTTGGAACACTCAAAGCCGCCGTCGGCGGAGAGTCGATCTTTGCCTCGATGTACACTGCCGCCCACGGTCCGGGCGAACTCTACCTAGCCCCGTCTGCACCCGGAGACATCATGCAGCTGGATCTGAACAATGAGACCATCCTTGCCTACGGTGGTGCCTACCTCGCTGGCAGCCCCGATCTTACGATCAGTGCCAGAGGTTCGATCAAGTCACTCGTGGCGGGCACAGATCTCTTCCTCAGTGTTCTCTCAGGGTCCGGACCGCTCTTTCTCAATGGATTCGGTGCGATCTACAAGAAGACGCTTGGTCCGGGTGAGCCGTACGTTGTTGATACTGGACATATCGTGGCCTTCACCGATGGTATGCAATACTCCATCAAAACAGCGGCGAAGGGGCTCTTCAGCTCCTTTGCCAGTGGAGAAGGTCTTGTCTGTATGTTCAGCGGTCCGGGTACGATCTGGATGCAAACGCGCAACATCCGGCACTTCGCGCAGTCGCTGATCCCATTCCTACCATCGAGTGGCAGCTAG